One segment of Rosa chinensis cultivar Old Blush chromosome 6, RchiOBHm-V2, whole genome shotgun sequence DNA contains the following:
- the LOC112174341 gene encoding protein ALTERED PHOSPHATE STARVATION RESPONSE 1 yields the protein MGCVASKLEEEGVVVTICKERKRQLKLAVEKRCALAEAHCKYCQALCAVAAAINLFVSRYSSPPSPFLITFSPPSPPPPHESHSHPQLTHENVITNPMFLQQRPSESTHEAITCGSCASSSTSSECCEEERRVEEEQNQHEQRTVERAESEEQGFGYFYMQMPPAMPSPQRDFGWDFFNPFEGVRPEVISGYKRSSEEDLRAVREEEGIPELEEEGERQVEQEKNVVVVEEKRGVENGNGGEVVKVVDEANVSQGETKGLSVIDTPVEGRELLEALKDIVDLFLRACESAKDVSKMLEANKVQLQSGLEEIKENSTKLIQAISWHSTSSSKASSCKSLVTSSSKSSTAWTEFRNDLFEDYGGMDSGSHSLTLGRLYAWEKKLYEEVKAGDMTRKLYEKKCSRLKHQDVRGDDELTTDKTRAAVKDLYARILVAIRSAESISKRIQILRDEELQPQIVELLRGLMRTWKIMLDCHETQNKILVQVKSFAGSTFGKFCNNSHRLATLQLEAELLNWHGCFTEYVAAQKAYIEALHGWLTKFVAPEEEFYSRGKSSAVPYGVNGPPLFVICHDWLSSMEKLPNRAVTFALKSFAKDVRALWTQQGKEQQQKRKVDSLAKELDRRILAFQKTESKFLEPKLTEHESESEMDHQSEYRTEKKDQLDMFRRKLDVEREKHQNYMQETQRITLNGFQTGFCAVFDSLTEFSEASQKMYSDLVTYNESVDKVGNPSYIEGAKVEENGSR from the exons ATGGGGTGTGTAGCCTCAAAGCTAGAGGAAGAAGGAGTGGTAGTAACAATCTGCAAAGAGCGGAAGCGCCAGCTGAAATTAGCAGTGGAGAAAAGATGTGCTCTTGCAGAAGCACATTGCAAGTATTGTCAAGCTTTGTGTGCAGTAGCTGCAGCCATCAACCTCTTTGTTTCTCGCTACTCTTCTCCTCCTTCACCTTTCCTCATCACATTTTCGCcaccttctcctcctcctcctcatgaGTCTCATTCCCATCCTCAACTCACTCATGAAAATGTGATAACCAACCCAATGTTCCTCCAGCAAAGACCATCTGAGTCGACTCATGAAGCCATTACCTGTGGTTCTTGTGCTTCTTCTTCGACATCCTCAGAGTGTTGCGAGGAGGAGAGAAGAGTAGAGGAGGAGCAAAACCAACATGAGCAAAGAACAGTGGAGAGAGCAGAGAGTGAGGAGCAGGGTTTTGGGTATTTCTATATGCAAATGCCACCAGCAATGCCATCACCACAGAGGGACTTCGGGTGGGATTTCTTCAACCCTTTTGAGGGGGTTAGGCCGGAGGTTATAAGCGGGTACAAGAGAAGCTCCGAGGAGGATTTGAGGGCGGTGAGGGAGGAGGAAGGGATACCTGAGCTTGAGGAGGAAGGGGAGAGACAAGTGGAGCAAGagaagaatgttgttgtggtgGAAGAAAAGAGGGgtgtagagaatggaaatgggGGTGAAGTGGTGAAAGTGGTGGATGAAGCTAATGTGAGCCAAGGGGAGACTAAAGGGTTATCTGTGATTGATACACCAGTGGAAGGAAGGGAGCTTTTGGAAGCATTGAAGGACATTGTGGACCTTTTCTTGAGGGCTTGTGAGTCTGCAAAGGATGTGTCTAAGATGCTAGAGGCTAATAAGGTTCAGTTGCAGTCTGGTTTGGAGGAAATAAAAG AGAACTCAACAAAGCTAATTCAAGCTATATCATGGCATTCCACTTCATCATCTAAAGCATCATCATGTAAGAGTCTTGTGACATCCAGCTCCAAAAGTTCTACAGCATGGACAGAATTTAGGAATGATCTGTTTGAAGATTACGGAGGAATGGATTCAGGAAGTCATTCACTTACGCTAGGAAGGCTATATGCTTGGGAAAAGAAGCTCTATGAAGAAGTTAAG GCTGGAGACATGACACGGAAGCTTTATGAGAAAAAATGCTCACGTCTTAAACACCAGGATGTCAGAGGAGATGATGAACTGACCACAGACAAAACTCGAGCTGCAGTGAAAGATTTATACGCTAGGATCTTGGTTGCAATTCGGAGTGCTGAGTCAATCAGCAAGAGAATCCAGATTCTGAGAGATGAAGAACTGCAGCCCCAAATTGTTGAATTGTTGAGAGG CTTAATGCGCACCTGGAAAATTATGTTGGACTGTCATGAAACCCAAAACAAGATTCTTGTCCAGGTAAAATCTTTCGCTGGTTCCACATTCGGAAAATTCTGCAACAACTCCCACCGGCTTGCAACACTGCAGCTTGAGGCTGAGCTTTTGAACTGGCATGGATGCTTTACTGAGTATGTTGCAGCACAAAAAGCATATATTGAAGCTCTCCATGGTTGGCTGACCAAGTTCGTGGCCCCTGAAGAGGAATTCTACTCCAGAGGGAAAAGTTCAGCTGTGCCATACGGGGTCAATGGGCCCCCATTGTTTGTGATCTGCCATGACTGGTTATCTTCCATGGAGAAATTACCTAATAGGGCGGTGACCTTTGCATTGAAAAGCTTTGCAAAGGATGTGAGGGCTCTGTGGACTCAGCAAGGTAAAGAACAGCAACAAAAAAGGAAAGTTGACAGCCTAGCAAAAGAGCTCGACCGAAGAATTCTGGCATTCCAGAAGACAGAGAGCAAGTTTCTCGAGCCAAAGCTCACGGAGCATGAATCAGAGTCAGAGATGGATCATCAGAGTGAGTACAGAACAGAGAAGAAGGATCAGCTAGACATGTTCAGAAGAAAGCTGGATGTAGAGAGGGAAAAACACCAGAATTACATGCAAGAAACTCAGCGGATCACATTAAATGGATTTCAAACTGGGTTTTGTGCAGTTTTTGATTCCCTAACAGAGTTTTCCGAGGCTTCTCAGAAAATGTACAGTGATCTCGTGACCTACAATGAAAGTGTTGATAAAGTTGGAAACCCATCATATATAGAGGGTGCCAAGGTTGAGGAGAATGGCAGCAGATGA